The Streptomyces sp. NBC_00224 genome has a window encoding:
- a CDS encoding polymorphic toxin-type HINT domain-containing protein yields MPRSAVGGVILGLALVMSASNAQAVPAVGADARLPGIAGNPDPVKGKNAKSKPRPADRTARAAAKTLDPVTWPQPGSVELPLSYASAFTSRQLSASPAAPAAPVVKKRVGGIPVTVAPGKAPRGAASGSVPSKVTVASLGRTAAEKWGSAALLTVRRADDGAAPASVELSLDYASFADGAGGAYGSRLQLLKLPACAVAEAPGTADCKSPPERIPFRNDPATHTITGQVPAAPASAGVGAVFAVAAGDSSSKGDYKATSLAPSASWSVANSSGGFSWDYPLRMIPTPGGLTPTVGLGYSSQSADGRTAATNNQGSWVGEGFSYEPGYIERSYKPCSEDGQKTSAEQCWAFDNATIMLNGMSGELIQDDTTKEWHLTSENGSKIAKLTGAGNGDNDGEYWKLTTTDGTEYYFGLNKLPGWRSDNPATSGTVDPDPTTDSTWSTPVFGNNAGEPCYNATFANAHCKQAWRWNLDYVKDTHGNVMSYFYGAEKNSYALNAKTDVNGTEYDRGGYLKRIDYGQRDGAVYTAKAPARVVFNTAERCLADASFDCAESKFTVANAARWPDTPVDRYCKAGTKCTVGQSSQTFWTTKRLTGVTTQMSTGSGVSDYNDVEAWKFTHIFTDNGDDTKTLWLSRIDHEGRADFNGQGGESVPLPSVDLQGVHLRNRVDSDTDNIDAINRFRLATVLSETGAQLDITYAPAQCTATALPKPGESTKRCFPVVWAPPGTIEPRTDWFHKYVVAEVEETDRTGGGEDLLTRYDYQGDAGWRHAEPDGLADEKFLTWGQWQGYGKVSVTSGNRQTMRTRVDYTYLQGLNGDKLPGGGTRTERVTDSTGTEYTGEKEFTGFEVETQAFDAGKVVSKSILEPWKYDTATQTRAWKTSKATVVKPEVSRGYTALADGTWRTTKSRSFFDVDHGAVRLQGTEDLGDVTRDEDNTCTRLWYADNPKLNILELPSRSETVSVSCLTVPDRRTQVLADERTSYDGAGFGAAPVTGDATTTERLASHDGKTGTYQVTGTTTYDKFGRPTSQKDAAGAETSTAYTDVNGLISQTKVTNALGHVTTTDYAPAWGSSTGQTDPNGRRTDLAYDALGRLTAVWLADRRKTQSPSIKYAYNVRKDKSVVVKTEKIETTGGYGVEYQLYDSLLRARQKQTEGPNGSRMVADVFYDGTGKVKKTNATYNAANAPSEDLLTVANGEVGGQTVNEYDGLGRTTASIFQMAGVEQWRTTTVYEGDRTHVDPPTGQMPTTSLTDAAGRVSELRHYHSASPQPSGPGAQYDSTKYTYTPGGLMESVTDAQGNIWRYEYDQLGRKTKNIDPDSGTSTTVYDAVDRPVSATDGRGKTTSTAYDKLGRPVTTWEGAPDTGTKLTETRYDKAGWLGYAWASLRYTSATDYFASITQDMDALYRVKKTAYTVPASEGALAGTYTFTTSYNPDGTVSGQGVPAAGGLGGEAIAYGYDDLQRPISMTGKTSYVSDTQYTATSQLKALHLYTGSGKKIQQSLTYEKGTDRLTRSTVDVVGVTGAVKDSSYSYDQAGNVLAISDTSGGSPDVQCFGYDAGQRLAEAWTPAATAAEAAGAGTAGSQLTAGTPSACAAAAGEKALGGPAPYWKSYETDAIGNRTKDVTHDVGRDASKDVTRTFTYGEGTAGPHAVTKVVDKTPTGDRQSTFAYDASGNTTTRTIGGNTQTLTWDASGDLAKTTEADGKATGYIYDASGDRVLRRDANATTVYLPGMELKLPKNSSTVEATRYYSYAGQTVAVRQNNNELTFLAADHHGTSELAINPTTGAVTQRRFDPYGGTRGEATGTWPGEKGFVGGTIDESTGLTHLGAREYDSSLGKFISVDPVIDYTSPQQINGYAYANNSPVTLSDPTGLAPCAPGVPDYGGSCGGKICYTCKTGETGETKKAQEDVKQAEQNLSDTKQRVRHVAKVLIKIVRDLIGVDAALDCFSSGDLGACGETLLNVAGSFAGGLAGKILAKYGAPWKWAKGVRLVKKVAGLIADLVGGVKDVAKSSKALAKAKDGLAAARAKAKAAISKVKKDDPTVCHSFLPGTKVLLVNGITKSIDKVALGDKVVATDPATGRTTTREVVGTIVTEDDKHFVDLTIKAKSGGAAALIATTTHPFWVKSANAWIDAGDLKPGMTLREADGSTATVEGVRHFDKRQRTHDLTVSGIHSYYVVAGAAPVLVHNCSEVAVDTNAVTDALSGAKTAEVDTVLAGRAPVLSPTAHRELIEGGHSTEGISGWLAARGGRMGVGSTPEGVAGLQGRLRAMWKGKSFNPMIADDDASVLHSAAQEGLSIITNDKRFYKNAERLGYATERY; encoded by the coding sequence ATGCCTCGAAGCGCCGTCGGCGGCGTCATCCTCGGCCTGGCGCTCGTCATGTCGGCGAGCAATGCCCAGGCCGTACCCGCCGTCGGCGCCGATGCCCGGTTACCGGGAATAGCGGGAAACCCCGACCCGGTGAAGGGAAAGAACGCCAAGTCCAAGCCCAGACCCGCCGACCGGACGGCACGGGCGGCGGCGAAGACCCTGGACCCCGTGACCTGGCCGCAGCCGGGAAGCGTGGAGCTCCCGCTGTCGTACGCCTCCGCCTTCACATCCCGTCAGCTGTCGGCGAGCCCGGCTGCCCCCGCTGCCCCGGTGGTCAAGAAGAGGGTCGGCGGGATACCGGTGACCGTCGCCCCGGGCAAGGCTCCGCGAGGCGCGGCGTCGGGTTCGGTGCCGTCGAAGGTCACTGTGGCCTCGCTCGGGCGCACGGCGGCCGAGAAGTGGGGGAGCGCCGCGCTGTTGACCGTGCGGCGGGCGGACGACGGCGCTGCGCCGGCATCCGTCGAACTCTCGCTGGACTACGCGTCGTTCGCCGACGGCGCCGGTGGCGCCTACGGGTCCCGCCTTCAGCTCCTGAAGCTGCCCGCTTGTGCCGTGGCCGAAGCGCCCGGTACGGCGGACTGCAAGAGCCCTCCCGAGCGCATCCCCTTCCGCAACGACCCGGCGACGCACACCATCACCGGGCAAGTGCCGGCGGCGCCCGCCAGCGCTGGCGTGGGCGCGGTCTTCGCGGTAGCCGCGGGCGACTCCTCCTCGAAGGGCGACTACAAGGCCACCAGCCTGGCCCCGTCCGCGAGTTGGTCGGTGGCGAACTCCTCCGGCGGGTTCTCCTGGGACTATCCCCTGCGGATGATCCCGACGCCGGGCGGACTCACGCCGACCGTCGGGCTGGGCTATTCGTCGCAGTCCGCCGACGGCCGCACGGCCGCCACCAACAACCAGGGCTCCTGGGTGGGCGAGGGCTTCAGCTACGAGCCCGGATACATCGAGCGCTCGTACAAGCCCTGCTCCGAGGACGGTCAGAAGACCTCGGCGGAGCAGTGCTGGGCCTTCGACAACGCCACGATCATGCTCAACGGGATGTCCGGTGAGCTCATCCAGGACGACACGACCAAGGAGTGGCACCTCACCTCGGAGAACGGCTCCAAGATCGCCAAGCTGACGGGGGCCGGCAACGGGGACAACGACGGCGAGTACTGGAAGCTGACGACCACCGACGGCACCGAGTACTACTTCGGCCTGAACAAGCTTCCCGGCTGGCGCTCGGACAACCCGGCGACCAGTGGGACGGTCGACCCCGACCCGACGACGGACTCGACTTGGTCGACCCCGGTCTTCGGCAACAACGCGGGCGAGCCCTGCTACAACGCCACCTTCGCCAACGCCCACTGCAAGCAGGCATGGCGCTGGAACCTCGACTACGTCAAGGACACCCACGGCAACGTGATGTCCTACTTCTACGGCGCCGAGAAGAACAGCTACGCCCTCAACGCCAAGACGGACGTCAACGGAACCGAGTACGACCGGGGCGGCTACCTCAAGCGCATCGACTACGGTCAGCGCGACGGCGCGGTCTACACCGCCAAGGCCCCGGCCCGTGTGGTCTTCAACACCGCCGAGCGCTGCCTCGCCGATGCCTCCTTCGACTGCGCCGAGTCCAAGTTCACCGTCGCCAACGCCGCCCGCTGGCCCGACACCCCCGTCGACCGCTACTGCAAGGCGGGCACCAAGTGCACCGTCGGACAGTCGTCCCAGACCTTCTGGACGACGAAGCGGCTGACCGGTGTCACCACCCAGATGAGCACGGGCTCCGGGGTGAGCGACTACAACGACGTCGAGGCGTGGAAGTTCACCCACATCTTCACCGACAACGGCGACGACACGAAGACGCTCTGGCTCTCCCGGATCGACCACGAGGGCCGTGCCGACTTCAACGGCCAGGGTGGCGAGTCGGTGCCCCTGCCCTCGGTGGACCTGCAAGGCGTCCACCTGCGGAACCGGGTGGACAGCGACACGGACAACATCGACGCGATCAACAGGTTCCGGCTCGCGACCGTCCTGAGTGAGACGGGCGCCCAACTGGACATCACCTACGCGCCCGCCCAGTGCACCGCCACCGCGCTGCCCAAGCCCGGCGAGTCCACCAAGCGCTGCTTCCCCGTGGTCTGGGCACCGCCCGGCACCATCGAGCCGCGCACGGACTGGTTCCACAAGTACGTCGTTGCCGAGGTCGAGGAGACGGACCGTACCGGCGGCGGTGAGGACCTGCTGACTCGCTACGACTATCAGGGCGACGCGGGATGGCGGCACGCGGAGCCGGACGGCCTGGCCGACGAGAAGTTCCTGACCTGGGGGCAGTGGCAGGGATACGGCAAGGTGTCCGTCACCAGCGGTAACCGTCAGACCATGCGTACCCGTGTCGACTACACGTACTTGCAGGGTCTGAACGGCGACAAGCTCCCTGGTGGCGGTACGCGCACGGAGAGGGTCACGGACTCCACGGGCACCGAGTACACCGGCGAGAAGGAGTTCACCGGCTTCGAGGTCGAGACTCAGGCCTTCGATGCCGGGAAGGTCGTCTCCAAGAGCATCTTGGAGCCGTGGAAGTACGACACGGCCACCCAGACGCGGGCGTGGAAGACGAGCAAGGCCACAGTGGTCAAGCCGGAAGTCTCGCGGGGCTATACGGCACTGGCCGACGGTACGTGGCGCACCACCAAGTCGCGCTCGTTCTTCGATGTCGACCACGGTGCCGTCCGTCTGCAGGGGACAGAAGACCTCGGCGATGTCACAAGAGACGAGGACAACACCTGCACGCGGCTCTGGTACGCGGACAATCCCAAGCTGAACATCCTTGAGCTCCCGTCCCGCAGCGAGACCGTGTCCGTCAGCTGTCTGACCGTCCCGGATCGCAGGACGCAGGTGCTTGCCGACGAGAGGACCTCGTACGACGGCGCCGGCTTCGGCGCGGCCCCGGTCACCGGGGATGCCACTACGACGGAGCGCCTCGCCTCTCACGACGGCAAAACCGGCACCTATCAGGTGACGGGCACCACGACCTACGACAAGTTCGGCCGCCCCACTTCGCAGAAGGACGCCGCAGGTGCGGAGACCAGTACTGCGTATACGGACGTCAACGGGCTGATCTCCCAGACCAAGGTCACCAATGCTCTGGGGCACGTCACGACCACGGACTACGCCCCGGCGTGGGGATCCTCTACCGGCCAGACCGACCCCAACGGCAGGCGCACCGACCTCGCCTACGACGCACTGGGGCGGCTGACCGCGGTCTGGCTGGCCGACCGCAGGAAGACGCAGAGCCCGAGCATCAAGTACGCGTACAACGTCCGCAAGGACAAGTCTGTCGTCGTCAAGACCGAGAAGATCGAGACCACTGGCGGCTACGGAGTCGAGTACCAGCTCTACGACAGCCTGCTGCGCGCGCGCCAGAAGCAGACCGAGGGCCCGAACGGCAGTCGGATGGTCGCCGATGTCTTCTATGACGGCACCGGCAAGGTCAAGAAGACCAACGCCACTTACAACGCGGCCAACGCGCCTTCCGAAGACCTGCTGACCGTGGCCAATGGTGAAGTCGGCGGGCAGACCGTCAATGAGTACGACGGCCTGGGCCGCACCACTGCGTCGATCTTCCAGATGGCGGGCGTTGAGCAGTGGCGAACGACGACGGTCTATGAGGGCGACCGCACCCACGTCGACCCGCCCACAGGTCAGATGCCGACCACATCGCTCACCGATGCTGCGGGGCGAGTGTCAGAGCTGAGGCACTATCACAGCGCCTCGCCCCAGCCCTCCGGGCCCGGCGCGCAGTACGACTCGACGAAGTACACGTACACGCCCGGCGGCCTGATGGAGTCCGTCACAGACGCCCAGGGCAACATCTGGAGATACGAGTACGACCAGCTGGGCCGCAAGACCAAGAACATCGACCCGGACTCGGGCACCTCGACCACGGTCTACGACGCTGTCGACCGACCGGTCTCCGCGACGGACGGCCGTGGCAAGACGACCTCCACCGCCTACGACAAGCTGGGCCGCCCGGTCACCACGTGGGAGGGTGCGCCGGACACCGGCACCAAGCTGACCGAGACGCGGTACGACAAAGCGGGATGGCTCGGCTACGCCTGGGCCTCGTTGCGCTACACCAGCGCCACGGACTACTTCGCCTCCATCACCCAGGACATGGACGCCCTGTACCGGGTGAAGAAGACCGCGTACACGGTGCCCGCCTCCGAGGGCGCTTTGGCGGGCACGTACACATTCACCACGTCCTACAACCCGGACGGCACTGTCAGTGGCCAGGGCGTGCCGGCGGCGGGCGGGCTCGGCGGAGAAGCCATCGCGTACGGCTATGACGATCTGCAGCGCCCGATCAGCATGACGGGCAAGACGTCCTATGTCAGCGACACCCAGTACACGGCCACCAGCCAGCTCAAGGCGTTGCACCTCTACACCGGCAGCGGCAAGAAGATCCAGCAGAGCCTCACCTACGAGAAGGGCACGGACCGTCTGACACGGTCGACGGTGGACGTCGTCGGCGTCACCGGAGCAGTCAAGGACTCCAGCTACTCCTACGACCAGGCCGGGAACGTCCTGGCCATCTCGGACACGTCCGGTGGCTCTCCCGACGTGCAGTGCTTCGGCTATGACGCGGGGCAGCGGCTGGCCGAGGCCTGGACGCCTGCCGCGACCGCTGCCGAGGCGGCCGGGGCGGGTACCGCGGGCAGCCAGCTCACGGCCGGTACTCCCAGCGCATGCGCGGCGGCCGCCGGGGAGAAGGCCCTGGGCGGCCCAGCCCCGTACTGGAAGTCGTACGAGACCGACGCGATCGGAAACCGTACGAAGGACGTCACGCACGACGTCGGCCGCGACGCGTCGAAGGACGTGACCCGCACCTTCACCTATGGCGAGGGGACAGCCGGTCCGCATGCCGTGACCAAGGTGGTCGACAAGACCCCGACGGGCGACCGTCAGTCGACCTTCGCGTACGACGCTTCCGGGAACACCACGACGCGCACGATCGGCGGCAATACACAGACCCTGACCTGGGACGCGAGCGGTGACCTGGCCAAGACGACCGAGGCGGACGGGAAAGCGACCGGCTACATCTACGACGCCTCGGGTGATCGGGTCCTGAGGCGGGACGCCAACGCGACCACGGTCTACCTCCCCGGCATGGAGCTCAAACTCCCGAAGAACAGCAGCACGGTCGAGGCCACGCGCTACTACTCCTACGCCGGTCAGACGGTCGCGGTCCGGCAGAACAACAACGAACTGACGTTCCTCGCCGCCGATCACCACGGCACCAGCGAGCTCGCCATCAATCCGACGACGGGCGCGGTCACGCAACGCCGCTTCGACCCATACGGCGGAACTCGCGGCGAAGCGACGGGCACTTGGCCCGGGGAAAAGGGCTTCGTCGGCGGCACGATCGACGAGTCCACGGGTCTGACGCATCTGGGCGCTCGTGAATACGACTCCAGCCTGGGCAAGTTCATCTCGGTCGACCCGGTCATCGACTACACGAGTCCGCAACAGATCAACGGCTACGCGTACGCCAACAACAGTCCGGTCACGCTCTCCGACCCGACGGGGTTGGCTCCTTGTGCTCCCGGGGTGCCCGACTACGGGGGGAGTTGCGGCGGGAAGATCTGTTACACCTGCAAGACCGGAGAAACAGGGGAGACGAAGAAGGCTCAGGAAGACGTCAAGCAGGCCGAACAGAACCTGAGTGACACGAAGCAGCGCGTCAGGCATGTCGCCAAGGTCCTGATCAAGATTGTCCGTGATCTGATCGGTGTCGATGCCGCGCTCGACTGCTTCTCCAGTGGAGACCTCGGGGCCTGTGGCGAGACGTTGCTTAACGTCGCTGGAAGCTTCGCTGGTGGGCTTGCTGGAAAAATCCTGGCGAAGTATGGAGCGCCATGGAAATGGGCCAAGGGTGTAAGGCTCGTCAAGAAGGTTGCAGGGCTTATCGCTGACCTTGTCGGCGGTGTAAAGGACGTGGCGAAGTCCTCCAAGGCCCTGGCCAAGGCGAAGGACGGGCTGGCCGCTGCCCGAGCCAAGGCGAAAGCCGCGATCAGCAAGGTGAAGAAGGATGACCCCACCGTCTGTCACAGCTTCCTGCCGGGCACCAAGGTCCTCCTGGTAAACGGAATTACGAAGTCGATCGACAAGGTCGCCCTCGGCGACAAGGTGGTCGCCACGGATCCGGCGACCGGCAGGACGACGACCCGCGAGGTCGTCGGAACCATCGTCACCGAGGACGACAAGCACTTCGTCGATCTGACCATCAAGGCGAAGAGCGGCGGCGCGGCGGCCTTGATCGCCACCACGACGCACCCGTTCTGGGTCAAGTCCGCGAACGCCTGGATCGACGCCGGCGACCTCAAGCCCGGCATGACCCTCCGCGAGGCGGACGGCAGTACGGCGACGGTCGAGGGCGTCCGCCACTTCGACAAGCGCCAGCGGACGCATGACCTGACGGTGAGTGGGATTCACTCGTACTATGTGGTGGCGGGAGCCGCGCCGGTCCTTGTGCACAATTGCAGCGAGGTCGCGGTTGATACGAATGCAGTGACTGACGCATTGTCTGGCGCTAAGACGGCAGAAGTGGATACGGTCTTGGCTGGACGGGCGCCAGTACTTTCACCTACAGCCCATCGAGAGCTCATTGAAGGCGGGCATTCAACGGAGGGTATATCCGGTTGGCTCGCAGCGCGAGGTGGGCGAATGGGCGTTGGGTCAACTCCGGAAGGTGTGGCTGGTCTTCAAGGAAGGCTGCGGGCGATGTGGAAGGGCAAATCCTTCAACCCTATGATTGCTGACGATGATGCTTCGGTTCTGCACTCGGCAGCACAGGAGGGGCTATCGATAATCACGAATGACAAGAGATTCTACAAGAATGCGGAAAGGCTTGGGTATGCAACAGAGAGATATTAG